The window CCCCGGTGACCGCGTCGACGCCTTGGTACACCTGACCGACGTGGGGGCTTCGAGCGAAACGAATCGCTCCAGCACGCGCACGTTCCTGCACAACGTCAAAGTGTTCGCCGTGAACAATGTCTACAGCCGTGAATCGAACGGAACTGAGGCGATCACGGCCAAAACGATCTCGCTGCTAGTGACACCGACACAGGCCGAGTTGGTGACCTTGGCCAGCGAGATGGGCAAGATTCGTCTCGTGATGCGCAGTGCCGACGATGACACGCAAGACGACACGGTGGGCGTCACACAGCAAGAGTTGTTCAAAGGGGGCGACATGTCCGAGGCTCTGACGAAGGCCGAAAAGCCGTCGAAAGAGAATTTCCTGAAAATACTGAATCCCCCCACTACCACACCTGATCCGGTTGAAGACGCCGACACTCCGGTCGCTCCGGCGAACACCTTCAAGATGTTGCTGATCGAGGGGACGAGCTTACGCGAGGTGGAATTCGAGGAAGGGAACCGCGTCGGCGGTATCCTGCAGATTCGGCAATTAAATAATCCCACCGAGCCAGGATCGACCCCGTCGACCATGCCCAGTGGATTCTCGCTCGATCAGGCAACAGGTGCCGCCGCGGCCGCAGCGGCAGCCGTGCCGCCCTATACGCCGGCGAAGGACGACGGGCCCAAAGGCCCTTAAGCGAACGATGCGGATCAACCGCGATGCATAACGGAACGAACACGAGAACCTGAGAACACGAAAAAAACTCGAAGCGTTAAATCCGCCAGCGATGGATCGCGGCGCGATCAAGGATGGGGCTTCGAGTTCTGCAACTTGCAAGGAAGCGCACGGATGACTATCAGACCTGTGCAGCGAGCCCTCTCGCTGTTTCTTCATAGCGCGCGAACGCTGTTGCGCGTGGCAGCAGTCATCGGCTTGCTGCTTCCGGGCAATCTGCTGGCACAGCCGCCGGGGGGCCAGCCCATTGTTTACAAGGTGCAGGACAACAACGAGCGCCTGGAGATGGTAATCAACTCCAGTCGCATCCTGACGATGGACAAGAAGGTACCGCAGGTACAGGCGGCCAATCCCGACGTCGTCGAGCTAACGCCGCTATCGGCCACACAGGTACAGTTGCTGGCCAAGAAGGCCGGCGTCACCCAAGTGAACCTTTGGGACGAGGATCAGAAGATCCATACGATCGACGTGATCGTGTTTCCCGATGCTCGCGAACTGGCGATGCTGCTGCAGTCGCAGTTCCCCACCACCAGTTTGAAAGTCGTCCCCACGGCCAATAGCGTCATCGTTTCGGGCCACGTAGACGACCCGAATCAGATCAGCCGCATCATTCAGATCGCCGAGGATTTTTACCCGAAGGTGATCAACAATATCACCATCGCGGGCGTGCAACAGGTTCTGTTGAAGGTCAAGGTTCTGGAAGTCTCGCGCGTCAAGTTGCGCCAGGTCGGGTTCGACTTTCG of the Pirellulales bacterium genome contains:
- the cpaB gene encoding Flp pilus assembly protein CpaB, which translates into the protein MRPKSLILLLLALVCGLVAAIGINQVLASRPTEQAAEAGEMLPIFVALTDIGLGDPLTPEVLKLEEWPKSKVPAGALTTLEDVEGRRARAKFYGGEPIIEAKLLAKGDQGSGATDLIPKGYRVVSVKVDDVSGSGLILPGDRVDALVHLTDVGASSETNRSSTRTFLHNVKVFAVNNVYSRESNGTEAITAKTISLLVTPTQAELVTLASEMGKIRLVMRSADDDTQDDTVGVTQQELFKGGDMSEALTKAEKPSKENFLKILNPPTTTPDPVEDADTPVAPANTFKMLLIEGTSLREVEFEEGNRVGGILQIRQLNNPTEPGSTPSTMPSGFSLDQATGAAAAAAAAVPPYTPAKDDGPKGP
- a CDS encoding pilus assembly protein N-terminal domain-containing protein; amino-acid sequence: MTIRPVQRALSLFLHSARTLLRVAAVIGLLLPGNLLAQPPGGQPIVYKVQDNNERLEMVINSSRILTMDKKVPQVQAANPDVVELTPLSATQVQLLAKKAGVTQVNLWDEDQKIHTIDVIVFPDARELAMLLQSQFPTTSLKVVPTANSVIVSGHVDDPNQISRIIQIAEDFYPKVINNITIAGVQQVLLKVKVLEVSRVKLRQVGFDFRVQSGQSFFQSAVSQILGTLPGQSPFNQPTLVATPTSDNLHLSFGIVNPNSAFLGFLDMLEQQEVATILAEPNLVAYSGRPASFLSGGQFPIPVPQSLGTISVQWKSYGTQVNFVPIVLGNGAIRLEVYPSVTEIDLTHAAVINGQTVPA